Proteins encoded together in one Thermococcus barophilus MP window:
- a CDS encoding pyridoxal phosphate-dependent aminotransferase: protein MFNVYEFFNKISSINPEIRLDAGQPDIKVDERIIEEAVNSLKRYETGYTKTPGLDELREKIAEVEGVEKENVIVGNGSKILIASQILRAKRIGIISPHWQAYESPAKMFGKELRIFKTSLEEGWEPKIERLNVDLLILNYPNNPTGKILPREKLKEILEIAEDENVKVLADEIYSDITFKPFTPARELYDNVVTVKGFSKLFSMTGFRVGYAIAQREDIKAMQKFLEVTTTCVPIFIQRAGVKALEIRDEIKKRVVRIYEERARLASRILKGTFEFYKPDGTFYLFVKTGVDGLSFAEKLLEKGVSVFPGIAFGDYRDFIRISLVSSRLEEGLKIIKEVKLCALG from the coding sequence CGGGACAGCCAGATATAAAGGTAGATGAAAGGATAATAGAAGAGGCTGTGAATTCGTTAAAGAGATATGAAACGGGTTATACTAAAACTCCTGGCTTAGATGAGCTCAGAGAGAAGATAGCAGAGGTTGAGGGCGTTGAAAAGGAGAATGTAATAGTTGGCAACGGCTCAAAGATTTTAATTGCTTCGCAAATCTTAAGGGCTAAGCGGATAGGAATAATTTCCCCTCACTGGCAGGCGTATGAGAGCCCAGCTAAGATGTTCGGAAAAGAGCTCAGAATTTTTAAAACTTCCCTTGAAGAAGGCTGGGAGCCAAAAATAGAAAGATTAAATGTTGACTTACTCATCTTAAACTATCCAAACAATCCAACGGGAAAAATTCTACCAAGGGAAAAGCTTAAAGAAATCCTTGAGATCGCTGAGGATGAAAATGTAAAAGTTTTAGCCGATGAAATTTACTCTGACATAACTTTTAAACCCTTTACACCAGCGAGGGAGCTTTATGACAACGTTGTGACCGTTAAAGGCTTCTCAAAGCTCTTCTCCATGACGGGATTTAGAGTAGGATATGCAATAGCGCAAAGGGAGGATATTAAAGCTATGCAGAAGTTTCTTGAAGTAACAACAACTTGTGTCCCCATCTTTATTCAAAGGGCGGGAGTTAAAGCGCTGGAAATTAGGGATGAGATCAAAAAGAGGGTTGTAAGGATCTACGAGGAGAGAGCAAGACTTGCTTCAAGAATCCTGAAAGGGACATTTGAATTTTACAAACCCGATGGGACATTTTACCTCTTTGTTAAAACAGGGGTTGATGGGCTCAGCTTTGCCGAGAAGCTTTTGGAAAAGGGTGTCTCTGTTTTTCCCGGGATAGCCTTCGGAGATTATAGAGATTTTATCAGAATTTCGTTGGTAAGTTCGAGGCTTGAAGAAGGACTCAAAATAATCAAGGAGGTTAAGCTATGCGCATTGGGGTAA
- a CDS encoding prephenate dehydrogenase produces MRIGVIGYGKMGKLFAREFSTKHEVGIYSRHAKGIEFKLFGSIDELFKWADVIIVAKSLEEIPQVLETLAKLSEKSQGKAIFDISTFKRDVIEIYKRFPESVNVCSVHPMFGAGAENFEGRRFIVIPVEGREGDITPVINLFKEFKAEVFIADAKTHDEMMKLVIGIPYFIGISFLSFLSEFEGVENFGGTSFEYLATYAKAVLNDSPEFIKEVLEFSKDKLREFLRFAEKGEFDIEMLRKKFEHEIEERYKRFYKVLSET; encoded by the coding sequence ATGCGCATTGGGGTAATCGGCTATGGAAAAATGGGGAAGCTGTTTGCCAGAGAGTTTAGCACAAAGCATGAAGTTGGAATTTACTCAAGGCATGCAAAGGGAATTGAGTTTAAGCTGTTTGGTTCAATAGATGAGCTTTTTAAATGGGCAGATGTGATTATTGTTGCAAAATCTCTTGAAGAGATCCCTCAAGTTTTGGAAACGCTTGCAAAATTAAGTGAAAAAAGCCAAGGAAAGGCTATTTTTGACATATCAACATTCAAGAGAGATGTGATAGAGATTTACAAAAGATTTCCGGAGAGCGTTAATGTATGTAGTGTTCATCCGATGTTTGGTGCTGGAGCTGAGAACTTTGAAGGCAGAAGGTTCATAGTAATTCCAGTTGAGGGAAGGGAAGGGGATATAACTCCAGTGATAAATCTTTTCAAGGAATTTAAAGCCGAAGTCTTCATTGCAGATGCAAAAACTCACGATGAAATGATGAAACTTGTCATTGGGATTCCGTATTTCATTGGCATCTCATTCCTGAGCTTTCTCTCGGAATTTGAAGGAGTTGAAAACTTCGGAGGCACGTCCTTTGAATATTTAGCCACTTACGCAAAGGCTGTGCTCAATGACTCACCAGAGTTTATTAAAGAGGTTTTGGAGTTCTCAAAGGATAAACTTAGAGAATTCCTCAGATTTGCTGAAAAAGGAGAATTTGATATTGAAATGCTGAGGAAGAAGTTTGAACATGAAATTGAGGAGAGATATAAGAGATTTTACAAAGTGTTAAGCGAAACATAA
- a CDS encoding HAD family hydrolase: protein MEKIAFIDVEGTLTDFEFWNEIANYVENGDEIRALLHLGLTGKINWLQGFLMRIDLIRGLEISTVKKVSEKFKLKNRTIKTISYLKQDGFKIILISGMFKEVIGKELSKSKADIISNNLIVKNGIVVGANLNFIDKGSVVKRYRRQNVFVLAVGDGANDLPMFRWADIKICVGGNPVLRREADFCINDFTEIINVI from the coding sequence ATGGAGAAGATAGCATTCATAGACGTTGAAGGAACTTTGACTGACTTTGAGTTCTGGAATGAGATAGCGAATTACGTAGAGAATGGAGACGAGATTAGGGCTTTGCTTCATCTTGGACTTACGGGAAAAATTAATTGGCTTCAGGGGTTTTTGATGAGAATTGATCTAATTAGAGGGCTCGAGATTTCTACAGTCAAAAAAGTCTCTGAGAAGTTTAAACTTAAAAATAGGACAATAAAAACAATTTCTTACCTCAAACAAGATGGGTTTAAGATTATTCTTATAAGTGGAATGTTTAAGGAGGTTATTGGAAAAGAACTCTCAAAATCAAAAGCAGATATAATTTCAAACAATTTAATAGTCAAAAATGGTATCGTAGTTGGAGCAAATTTAAATTTTATTGACAAAGGAAGCGTTGTTAAAAGATATCGGCGCCAAAACGTATTTGTGTTGGCTGTTGGAGACGGAGCAAATGATTTGCCGATGTTTAGATGGGCTGACATTAAAATATGCGTTGGAGGAAATCCAGTTCTCAGAAGGGAAGCTGATTTTTGCATTAATGATTTCACTGAGATTATTAATGTGATCTAA
- a CDS encoding HAD family hydrolase gives MTELKWLIFDVDGVLIDVSESYDLATKLTVEYFLKKLDKSIEIELDLIRTLRRKGAFGDDFKVSEALIIGVLTGDLRSFVQNFPAGEGISWVRKQFGVVIDPKTIERIFNTFYLGEHYKERAFDFEGLWKKEKPIVKKELLEKANERFKLGIITGRSALELELAEKIVGFHFKNAVTRELYVKPDPKALWHLTKGEKGIYIGDTINDELLVKNYKKAYGKDFNFLMVGRDIKDVNELLQSLL, from the coding sequence ATGACAGAGCTAAAATGGCTGATTTTTGACGTTGACGGCGTTTTAATTGACGTGAGCGAGAGCTACGACCTGGCGACAAAGCTGACTGTTGAGTATTTTCTAAAAAAGCTCGACAAAAGCATTGAAATCGAATTAGATTTAATAAGGACTCTACGAAGGAAAGGCGCATTTGGAGATGACTTCAAAGTTAGTGAAGCTTTGATAATCGGAGTCTTGACTGGAGACCTAAGGAGCTTTGTGCAAAACTTTCCAGCCGGAGAAGGGATAAGTTGGGTTAGAAAGCAGTTTGGAGTAGTAATAGATCCCAAAACCATTGAGAGGATTTTCAACACATTCTACCTTGGTGAGCACTACAAAGAGAGAGCTTTCGACTTTGAGGGGCTTTGGAAGAAGGAAAAGCCAATAGTGAAAAAAGAGCTCTTAGAAAAAGCCAACGAAAGATTCAAGCTTGGGATTATAACAGGGAGAAGTGCCTTAGAGCTTGAGTTGGCGGAGAAAATAGTTGGGTTTCACTTCAAAAATGCTGTGACAAGAGAACTTTATGTCAAGCCTGATCCAAAAGCCCTCTGGCATCTCACAAAAGGTGAGAAAGGAATTTACATTGGGGATACAATAAACGACGAACTGCTTGTGAAGAATTACAAAAAAGCTTACGGAAAAGATTTCAACTTCCTTATGGTGGGTAGAGATATCAAGGACGTGAATGAACTTTTACAGTCTCTTTTGTGA
- the hisC gene encoding histidinol-phosphate transaminase has product MKIRGLVKSFEPYRVLEGNYKIWLDKNENPFDLPPEIKEEIFEELRKTPFNRYPHITAMPLREAIAEFYGLNPENVAVGNGGDELLSYLTRLFKGDYIVTTPPTFGMYYFYAKLNEIPVVEVPLDESFTINGDMIAEKAKKASIVFITSPNNPTGNTQPREEILKVLDTGVTVVLDEAYAEFSGKSCIDLLDKYENLIILRTFSKAFSLAGARAGYLLADEEIINAFYRIKSPFSLNSLTMITAKVMLNHYDVVMERVNYIIKERERIYKKFKDYAYPSEANFLLMRLDAYEFLLEKGIVVRKLGGQLKEHIRVTIGKREENDELINALKEFLEGDY; this is encoded by the coding sequence GTGAAGATTCGAGGATTAGTTAAAAGTTTTGAGCCTTACAGGGTTTTGGAGGGCAACTACAAGATTTGGCTTGACAAGAACGAGAATCCCTTCGACCTGCCGCCAGAAATAAAAGAAGAGATTTTTGAAGAGCTCCGGAAAACTCCCTTCAATCGCTACCCACACATAACAGCCATGCCTCTGAGGGAGGCTATAGCGGAGTTTTATGGACTCAATCCAGAGAATGTTGCTGTAGGAAACGGAGGAGATGAGCTGCTGAGCTATTTGACCAGACTTTTTAAAGGGGACTACATAGTTACAACGCCTCCGACTTTTGGTATGTACTATTTCTATGCAAAGCTGAATGAAATTCCCGTCGTAGAAGTACCTCTGGACGAAAGCTTTACCATAAACGGCGATATGATCGCAGAGAAAGCTAAAAAAGCGAGCATTGTTTTCATAACCTCTCCAAACAACCCAACAGGTAATACCCAGCCAAGGGAAGAGATACTTAAAGTCCTCGATACTGGTGTTACGGTTGTTCTGGATGAAGCCTATGCAGAATTTTCAGGAAAGAGCTGTATTGATCTGCTTGATAAATATGAGAACCTCATAATTTTGAGGACATTTTCAAAGGCTTTCAGTTTGGCTGGAGCAAGGGCAGGTTACCTTCTGGCAGATGAAGAGATTATCAATGCTTTCTACAGAATTAAATCTCCATTCAGCCTCAACTCCTTAACAATGATCACGGCAAAAGTCATGCTAAATCACTATGATGTAGTTATGGAAAGAGTTAATTACATAATTAAAGAGCGTGAGCGCATCTATAAAAAATTCAAAGATTACGCTTATCCAAGCGAGGCAAACTTTCTGCTTATGCGCTTAGATGCCTATGAATTCCTTCTTGAGAAAGGCATTGTGGTGAGAAAGCTCGGTGGACAATTAAAGGAACACATAAGAGTTACCATCGGCAAGAGAGAGGAAAACGACGAGTTGATTAACGCATTAAAGGAGTTTTTGGAGGGAGATTACTAA
- the hisIE gene encoding bifunctional phosphoribosyl-AMP cyclohydrolase/phosphoribosyl-ATP diphosphatase HisIE — protein MKELIEKVNWERNNGIVPVIVQDTKGEVLTLAYMNKEALMKTLETGYAHYYSRSQKRIRMKGEVSGNVQKVKEIRIDCDNDALLLIVEQVGVACHTGNYSCFYRKLGEPEKAVGGIDYSLTILRELEELIKQRKENPKEDSYTSRLFKEGKEKIYKKFGEEAIEVLVAEGRERIIYETADLLYHLLVLLAYNEISLGKVMEELRRRRK, from the coding sequence ATGAAGGAGCTTATTGAAAAAGTCAACTGGGAGAGGAACAATGGGATTGTTCCAGTAATTGTCCAGGATACAAAGGGGGAAGTTCTAACATTGGCTTACATGAACAAAGAAGCTTTAATGAAGACGCTTGAAACGGGTTATGCCCACTACTATTCAAGGAGTCAAAAGAGAATTAGGATGAAAGGTGAGGTTAGTGGAAACGTTCAAAAAGTAAAGGAGATTAGGATAGACTGCGACAATGACGCTTTGCTTTTAATTGTTGAGCAAGTTGGTGTTGCATGCCACACTGGCAATTATTCATGCTTTTACAGAAAGTTAGGAGAGCCTGAAAAAGCCGTTGGTGGGATAGATTACTCGCTGACAATTTTGAGGGAGCTTGAAGAGTTGATAAAGCAGCGGAAAGAAAATCCAAAAGAAGATTCTTACACGTCAAGGCTGTTCAAAGAGGGGAAGGAGAAAATCTACAAGAAGTTTGGAGAGGAGGCAATTGAGGTTTTAGTCGCTGAAGGAAGGGAGAGAATAATATACGAGACTGCCGATTTGCTTTATCATCTGCTGGTTTTGCTTGCCTACAATGAAATCAGCTTAGGGAAAGTTATGGAGGAATTGAGGAGGCGGAGAAAGTGA
- the hisF gene encoding imidazole glycerol phosphate synthase subunit HisF has translation MLAKRIIAALDIKEGRVVKGIKFQNIRDAGDPIELAKRYEEEGIDEIVFLDITASFEKRRILLDLVKRIAEEIYVPFTVGGGIRSVEEIREIIKSGADKVFLNTAAVENPKLVSEAAKVVGSANLVIAIDAKWNSKYWEVYTHGGRKARGLDAIEWAKEVERLGAGEILLTSMDTDGTQQGFDIPLTKAIVEAVDIPVIASGGAGSPEHFYEAFKIGAEAALAASIFHYGKYTVRELKEYLAKKGVPIRLE, from the coding sequence ATGTTAGCTAAGAGGATTATCGCAGCCTTGGATATAAAGGAAGGTAGAGTGGTCAAGGGAATAAAGTTTCAAAACATCAGAGATGCTGGGGATCCAATAGAATTAGCGAAGCGCTATGAGGAAGAAGGAATAGACGAGATAGTCTTTCTTGACATCACAGCATCGTTTGAAAAGAGGAGAATTCTCCTCGACTTAGTAAAGCGCATTGCAGAGGAGATTTACGTCCCATTTACAGTTGGTGGAGGAATTAGAAGCGTCGAAGAGATAAGGGAGATTATCAAAAGCGGTGCTGATAAGGTTTTCCTAAATACAGCGGCCGTTGAGAATCCAAAGCTTGTAAGCGAAGCTGCAAAAGTTGTTGGCTCTGCAAATTTGGTCATAGCGATTGATGCAAAGTGGAACAGCAAATACTGGGAGGTTTATACTCACGGAGGAAGAAAAGCAAGAGGACTTGATGCTATAGAGTGGGCAAAGGAAGTTGAGCGCTTAGGTGCTGGAGAAATACTCCTGACATCAATGGACACAGATGGAACTCAGCAAGGCTTTGATATTCCGCTGACTAAAGCGATCGTTGAAGCCGTGGATATTCCAGTTATAGCCTCTGGAGGTGCTGGAAGTCCGGAGCACTTTTATGAAGCGTTTAAAATAGGTGCTGAGGCAGCTTTGGCAGCTTCGATATTCCACTATGGAAAATACACGGTTAGAGAGCTGAAAGAGTATCTTGCTAAGAAAGGCGTTCCTATAAGATTGGAGTGA
- the hisA gene encoding 1-(5-phosphoribosyl)-5-((5-phosphoribosylamino)methylideneamino)imidazole-4-carboxamide isomerase: MKIYPAIDLMNGNAVRLYKGRKDKVKVYGDPVEIAKGFAEYVDKIHIVDLDGAFSGKPQNLGVVGRIIEKTGLRIQLGGGFRDYESIAKAYEIGVENVIIGTKAFDLEFLERVTQDFEGITVSLDAKGGKIAVKGWLEESSISVEEAYEMLRKYVKRFIYTAIEKDGTLTGIGSIERFWNNEEFIYAGGVSSVNDVIKLREIGFSGAIVGKALYEGKVTLEELLNVLGD, encoded by the coding sequence ATGAAGATTTACCCCGCTATAGATTTAATGAATGGAAATGCCGTTCGCCTCTACAAGGGGAGAAAGGATAAAGTGAAAGTTTACGGTGACCCGGTGGAGATAGCCAAGGGCTTCGCCGAATACGTTGACAAAATTCACATAGTGGACTTGGATGGGGCTTTTAGCGGAAAGCCTCAAAATCTTGGTGTTGTTGGACGAATAATAGAGAAAACAGGACTGAGAATTCAGCTTGGGGGTGGCTTTAGAGATTATGAGAGCATAGCAAAGGCTTATGAAATCGGCGTCGAAAACGTCATAATTGGCACGAAAGCCTTTGACTTGGAGTTTTTAGAAAGAGTAACACAAGATTTTGAAGGAATTACTGTTAGCTTAGATGCCAAGGGCGGAAAGATAGCGGTGAAGGGCTGGCTTGAGGAGAGCTCAATAAGTGTTGAGGAAGCCTACGAAATGCTTAGAAAATACGTCAAAAGATTTATTTACACGGCAATCGAAAAAGATGGCACTTTAACTGGGATAGGGAGCATAGAGCGCTTTTGGAACAATGAGGAATTCATTTATGCTGGAGGAGTTTCAAGCGTGAATGATGTGATCAAGCTTAGAGAGATTGGATTCTCTGGAGCTATAGTGGGAAAAGCCCTCTACGAAGGTAAGGTTACTTTAGAAGAGCTGTTAAATGTCTTGGGTGATTGA
- the hisH gene encoding imidazole glycerol phosphate synthase subunit HisH — translation MIAIVDLGIGNLANVRKALGGVITSDPYEIEKAEKIVLPGVGNFGAVMEKLEPLRGVILDAINDGKPFLGICLGLQLLFEESEESPGSRGLGVFEGKVVRFRGVRTPHIGWNQVWQKKECRLFEGIKDGAYFYFVHSYYADPQDENIVAGVTDYQSKGNEVIFTSAVCKDNVYAVQFHPEKSSRVGLKLLANFRRL, via the coding sequence GTGATTGCGATAGTTGATTTGGGAATCGGCAACTTAGCCAACGTGAGAAAAGCTTTAGGTGGAGTCATTACGAGCGACCCTTATGAAATAGAGAAAGCTGAGAAAATAGTTTTGCCCGGCGTTGGGAACTTTGGAGCTGTGATGGAGAAGCTTGAGCCTTTGAGAGGAGTCATCTTAGATGCCATAAACGACGGGAAGCCGTTCCTCGGCATATGCCTTGGACTTCAGCTGCTCTTTGAAGAGAGCGAGGAAAGCCCGGGAAGCAGAGGGCTTGGCGTGTTTGAAGGCAAAGTTGTGCGCTTTAGAGGAGTCAGAACGCCGCACATCGGATGGAATCAGGTGTGGCAGAAGAAAGAATGCAGGCTCTTTGAAGGCATAAAGGATGGAGCATATTTCTACTTTGTCCACTCCTACTACGCAGATCCCCAAGATGAGAACATAGTCGCAGGGGTTACAGACTATCAGTCGAAGGGCAACGAAGTGATTTTTACCTCTGCAGTATGCAAGGACAACGTCTACGCGGTTCAGTTCCACCCAGAAAAGTCGAGCAGAGTTGGGTTAAAGCTCTTAGCGAACTTCAGGAGGTTGTGA
- the hisB gene encoding imidazoleglycerol-phosphate dehydratase HisB: MRRKTKETDIIVEIGVDGGIETGDRVFDHLLTALFFYMQQNVSIKASYDLRHHLWEDLGIVLGEELREKIKGRKIARFGSAIMPMDDALVLVAVDISRPYLNLELDIKESEKGFEVTLVREFLWALARTLNATIHMKQLAGVNAHHIIEAAFKGLGVALRQALSESERLESTKGVL; this comes from the coding sequence ATGAGGCGCAAAACGAAAGAGACTGATATTATTGTAGAGATTGGCGTTGATGGAGGCATAGAAACAGGAGATAGAGTATTTGACCACCTCCTTACTGCTTTATTCTTTTACATGCAACAAAATGTCAGCATCAAGGCGAGCTATGATTTAAGGCACCACCTGTGGGAGGACTTGGGTATAGTCCTGGGTGAAGAGCTTAGAGAGAAAATTAAAGGCAGAAAGATAGCCCGCTTTGGAAGTGCGATAATGCCGATGGACGATGCACTGGTTCTGGTCGCTGTCGATATCTCAAGGCCTTACCTCAACCTTGAGCTCGATATAAAGGAGAGCGAGAAAGGCTTCGAGGTTACGTTAGTTAGGGAATTTCTCTGGGCTTTAGCAAGGACATTAAATGCCACAATCCACATGAAGCAGCTGGCTGGAGTGAATGCACACCACATAATTGAGGCTGCGTTTAAGGGACTCGGTGTTGCTCTGAGGCAGGCTTTAAGCGAAAGTGAGCGTTTGGAGAGCACAAAAGGGGTGTTGTGA
- the hisD gene encoding histidinol dehydrogenase has product MNLELESYVAQILKDIRERGIEAVKEYSRKFDGYDGEFLVSEKEFEEAERQIPEKDKEIIKRTIERIRFYHEKQLESDKLYIKNASLYGIIYKPIRRIGIYVPGGKPLPSTLIMAGVPAKVAGVKEIAVTTPPKNGKINPYILYVAKLLGIEEVYKLGGIQAIGAMAYGIGMKKVDKIFGPGNRFVNEAKRQVFGVVGIDSLAGPSEIAVIADETANKEYVLYDLLSQLEHGKGSKAWLLTTSKELAEYCRKNGIEVVVCESLEECAEKANEIAPEHLEIITKEPLKLVDLIENAGAIYLGEYTPVPAADYFLGVNHVLPTGGAAKFSGVLTVMDFMKRISLAYVSREEFLSERYLGIRLAEIEGMEMHRKSMEVRR; this is encoded by the coding sequence ATGAATCTTGAGTTAGAAAGCTATGTGGCTCAAATTTTGAAAGACATAAGGGAAAGGGGTATTGAAGCTGTAAAGGAATACTCAAGGAAGTTTGACGGCTATGACGGGGAATTCCTTGTTAGTGAGAAGGAGTTTGAAGAAGCGGAGAGGCAGATTCCAGAGAAAGATAAAGAGATAATCAAGCGCACAATAGAAAGAATCCGCTTTTACCACGAGAAACAGCTTGAGAGCGATAAGCTCTACATAAAGAACGCTTCGCTTTACGGCATAATCTACAAGCCGATAAGGAGAATCGGTATCTATGTCCCCGGAGGAAAACCTCTGCCTTCAACGCTCATCATGGCTGGAGTTCCAGCAAAAGTAGCAGGTGTTAAGGAGATAGCGGTTACAACACCACCTAAAAACGGCAAAATCAATCCGTACATCCTGTATGTTGCAAAGCTTCTCGGCATCGAAGAGGTTTACAAGCTCGGTGGAATTCAAGCGATTGGGGCAATGGCTTACGGCATTGGAATGAAGAAGGTAGACAAAATCTTCGGTCCAGGCAATAGGTTCGTGAATGAAGCAAAGAGGCAGGTCTTTGGTGTTGTAGGAATTGACAGCTTAGCTGGACCATCGGAGATAGCTGTTATAGCCGACGAGACGGCAAATAAGGAGTATGTTTTATACGATTTGCTTTCCCAGCTGGAGCACGGAAAAGGCAGCAAAGCTTGGCTTTTAACGACTTCAAAGGAATTAGCGGAGTACTGCAGAAAGAATGGAATTGAAGTTGTCGTGTGTGAAAGCTTGGAGGAGTGCGCCGAAAAAGCTAACGAGATAGCTCCAGAACACTTGGAGATAATCACGAAGGAACCGCTGAAGCTCGTAGATTTAATTGAAAATGCTGGAGCTATCTACTTGGGAGAATACACACCGGTGCCAGCTGCTGACTATTTCCTTGGAGTTAACCACGTTCTGCCTACAGGGGGAGCAGCAAAGTTCAGTGGGGTTTTAACAGTCATGGACTTCATGAAGAGAATAAGCTTAGCCTACGTAAGCAGAGAAGAATTTCTAAGCGAGCGCTATCTTGGAATTCGGCTTGCAGAGATAGAGGGAATGGAGATGCACAGGAAATCGATGGAGGTTAGAAGATGA
- the hisG gene encoding ATP phosphoribosyltransferase, giving the protein MRFVLPKGRLFKGSLEILQKAGIELKPPENRELIVKNGRYELLLARAFDVPVYVEYGVDVGIAGSDVVEERESDVLVPLELPFGKCRLSLAMPKENVVSVEEMDGFRIATKYPNLARKFFEKRGVEVEVIKLHGSIELAPKIGIADAIVDIVETGNTLRANGLVEVEKIMDVSALLLVNRISQKTKFKEINELVLKIKEVIKDES; this is encoded by the coding sequence ATGAGGTTTGTTCTGCCAAAAGGACGGCTATTCAAGGGTTCGCTTGAAATTCTGCAAAAAGCCGGGATTGAGCTTAAGCCACCAGAGAACAGAGAACTGATTGTGAAAAACGGCAGGTATGAGCTTCTTCTTGCCAGGGCATTCGATGTGCCTGTTTATGTAGAGTACGGTGTAGATGTTGGGATAGCTGGAAGCGACGTTGTTGAGGAAAGGGAAAGTGACGTCCTCGTCCCTCTTGAGCTGCCTTTCGGAAAATGCCGCTTAAGCTTGGCGATGCCCAAGGAAAATGTAGTCAGCGTTGAAGAGATGGACGGTTTTAGAATAGCCACCAAATACCCAAACCTTGCAAGGAAGTTCTTTGAGAAAAGAGGAGTTGAAGTTGAGGTGATAAAGCTTCACGGAAGCATCGAGCTTGCTCCAAAAATTGGGATTGCAGATGCCATCGTTGATATCGTCGAGACGGGAAACACATTGAGAGCCAATGGATTAGTTGAGGTTGAGAAGATTATGGATGTTTCGGCTTTGCTTTTGGTGAACAGAATTTCCCAGAAAACGAAGTTTAAGGAGATTAACGAGCTTGTTTTAAAAATTAAGGAGGTTATCAAAGATGAATCTTGA
- a CDS encoding ATP phosphoribosyltransferase regulatory subunit, whose product MKKDLFSESERLADITKYLRRTFELWGYREIFLPTIEEFSGQLRKGTKFVYNNEFYVIKPDLTSQILANLKEPRRLKIYYISEVLNGGIKGDWQAGVEFIGGDDIKMQVEVLLTVITSLEALGIEDFYIDVGSLKVWERAIEGIEEFKAEIFRALTRRNFEIIERLPINEEKKEELWQLFNFRGKSCEYEKLNKIIEAVDDERVFIDFGTIRPLPYYSDIIFEVYSPRIGKPLGGGGEYTFKGASAFGFAFDLNALSKLFDGKIEKSRKRIRGKMKEAYKLARELVKLGIPVEVEE is encoded by the coding sequence TTGAAGAAGGATTTATTTTCCGAATCAGAGAGGTTAGCAGACATTACAAAGTATTTAAGACGAACCTTCGAGCTTTGGGGTTATAGGGAGATATTCTTGCCGACAATAGAAGAGTTCAGTGGGCAGCTTAGGAAAGGGACAAAATTTGTCTACAACAATGAATTTTATGTAATAAAGCCCGACCTAACATCCCAGATCCTTGCAAACCTCAAAGAGCCAAGGAGACTTAAGATCTACTACATCAGTGAAGTGCTGAACGGTGGAATTAAAGGAGACTGGCAGGCTGGAGTTGAGTTCATCGGAGGAGATGACATTAAAATGCAGGTCGAGGTTCTTTTAACTGTTATAACTTCCTTGGAAGCGCTCGGCATCGAGGATTTCTACATCGATGTCGGCAGCTTGAAGGTCTGGGAGAGAGCAATTGAGGGAATTGAAGAATTCAAAGCAGAAATTTTCAGGGCATTAACAAGAAGAAACTTCGAAATCATCGAGAGATTACCTATAAACGAGGAGAAGAAAGAAGAGCTCTGGCAGCTGTTCAACTTCAGAGGGAAGAGCTGTGAATATGAAAAGCTTAACAAAATTATCGAGGCAGTGGATGATGAGAGAGTCTTCATAGACTTCGGCACAATAAGACCCCTGCCTTACTACAGCGACATAATCTTTGAGGTCTACTCTCCAAGAATCGGAAAGCCGCTCGGAGGCGGAGGGGAATACACTTTCAAGGGAGCCAGCGCTTTTGGATTCGCATTCGACTTAAATGCCCTCTCAAAGCTCTTTGACGGGAAAATAGAGAAGAGCAGAAAGAGGATCAGAGGGAAGATGAAAGAAGCATACAAGCTTGCAAGAGAACTCGTAAAGCTTGGCATTCCGGTGGAGGTGGAAGAATGA